The following are from one region of the Sorghum bicolor cultivar BTx623 chromosome 2, Sorghum_bicolor_NCBIv3, whole genome shotgun sequence genome:
- the LOC110433107 gene encoding WRKY transcription factor SUSIBA2-like isoform X2 translates to MAAIINKSTHRDILPSPRDNSAGSGQEDGGSRDFEFKPHLNSQLAAPAVNNQNRHDTPMQNHSSNHASPSSNLMTENKPLCSRESSHTANVSSAPNQPVSIVCPSDNMPAEVGTSEMHQINSSENAAQEAQTENVAEKSAEDGYNWRKYGQKHVKGSENPRSYYKCTHPNCEVKKLLERSLDGQITEVVYKGRHNHPKPQPNRRLAAGAVPSSQGEERYDGVAPIEDKPSNIYSNLCNQVHSAGMIDTVPGPASDDDVDAGGGRPYPGDDANDDDDLDSKRRKMESAGIDAALMGKPNREPRVVVQTVSEVDILDDGYRWRKYGQKVVKGNPNPRSYYKCTHTGCPVRKHVERASHDPKSVITTYEGKHNHEVPASRNASHEMSTAPMKPVVHPINSNMPGLGGMMRACDARAFTNQYSQAAESDTISLDLGVGISPNHSDATNQMQPSVPEPMQYQMQHMAPVYGSMGLPGMPVAAVPGNAASSIYGSRDEKGNEGFTFKATPLDRSANFYSSAGNLVMGP, encoded by the exons ATGGCTGCAATCATCAACAAGAGCACTCATCGAGACATACTGCCTTCGCCTAGGGATAATTCAGCTGGTAGTGGCCAGGAAGATGGAGGCTCTCGGGATTTTGAATTCAAGCCTCATCTCAATTCTCAATTGGCG GCTCCTGCGGTCAACAATCAAAATCGTCATGACACCCCTATGCAAAATCATAGCTCAAATCATGCCTCACCATCTAGCAATTTGATGACTGAAAATAAACCTCTCTGCTCACGGGAATCGAGTCACACAGCAAATGTTTCAAGTGCTCCAAACCAACCTGTTTCAATAGTTTGTCCATCTGACAATATGCCTGCTGAAGTTGGTACATCAGAGATGCACCAGATAAATAGCTCTGAAAATGCTGCCCAGGAGGCACAAACTGAAAATGTAGCTGAAAAATCAGCAGAGGATGGCTATAATTGGCGCAAATATGGACAGAAGCATGTCAAGGGAAGTGAAAATCCTAGAAGTTATTACAAGTGCACGCATCCTAATTGTGAAGTTAAAAAGCTATTAGAGCGTTCGCTTGATGGTCAGATTACTGAAGTTGTTTATAAAGGGCGTCATAATCATCCTAAGCCCCAACCGAATAGAAGGTTAGCTGCTGGTGCAGTTCCTTCAAGCCAAGGTGAAGAAAGATATGATGGTGTGGCACCTATTGAAG ACAAGCCTTCAAATATTTATTCCAACCTCTGTAACCAAGTACATTCAGCTGGCATGATTGATACTGTTCCGGGTCCAgctagtgatgatgatgttgatgctGGAGGTGGAAGGCCCTACCCTGGGGATGACGCTAACGATGATGATGATTTGGACTCGAAACGCAG GAAAATGGAATCTGCTGGTATCGACGCTGCTTTGATGGGTAAACCGAATCGCGAGCCCCGTGTTGTTGTACAAACTGTTAGTGAAGTTGATATCTTGGATGATGGGTATCGCTGGCGCAAATATGGGCAGAAAGTAGTGAAAGGAAACCCCAACCCACG GAGTTACTACAAATGCACACATACAGGATGCCCGGTCAGGAAGCATGTTGAGAGAGCATCACATGACCCGAAGTCAGTGATCACAACATATGAAGGAAAACATAACCATGAAGTCCCTGCTTCCAGGAATGCAAGCCATGAGATGTCCACAGCTCCCATGAAGCCTGTGGTGCATCCTATTAACAGCAACATGCCAGGCCTTGGTGGCATGATGAGAGCATGTGATGCCAGGGCCTTCACCAATCAATATTCTCAGGCAGCTGAAAGTGACACCATCAGCCTTGACCTTGGTGTAGGTATCAGCCCTAACCACAGCGATGCAACAAACCAAATGCAGCCCTCAGTTCCAGAACCTATGCAGTATCAAATGCAACACATGGCTCCTGTTTATGGTAGCATGGGACTTCCAGGAATGCCTGTGGCAGCAGTACCTGGAAATGCAGCTAGCAGTATTTACGGTTCCAGAGACGAAAAAGGAAATGAAGGGTTTACTTTCAAAGCCACACCTTTGGACCGATCAGCTAACTTTTACAGTAGTGCTGGTAACTTAGTGATGGGTCCATGA
- the LOC110433107 gene encoding WRKY transcription factor SUSIBA2-like isoform X1, which produces MADSPNPSSGDLPAGAGGSTEKPVLADRRVAALAGAGARYKAMSPARLPISREPCLTIPAGFSPGALLESPVLLNNFKVEPSPTTGTLSMAAIINKSTHRDILPSPRDNSAGSGQEDGGSRDFEFKPHLNSQLAAPAVNNQNRHDTPMQNHSSNHASPSSNLMTENKPLCSRESSHTANVSSAPNQPVSIVCPSDNMPAEVGTSEMHQINSSENAAQEAQTENVAEKSAEDGYNWRKYGQKHVKGSENPRSYYKCTHPNCEVKKLLERSLDGQITEVVYKGRHNHPKPQPNRRLAAGAVPSSQGEERYDGVAPIEDKPSNIYSNLCNQVHSAGMIDTVPGPASDDDVDAGGGRPYPGDDANDDDDLDSKRRKMESAGIDAALMGKPNREPRVVVQTVSEVDILDDGYRWRKYGQKVVKGNPNPRSYYKCTHTGCPVRKHVERASHDPKSVITTYEGKHNHEVPASRNASHEMSTAPMKPVVHPINSNMPGLGGMMRACDARAFTNQYSQAAESDTISLDLGVGISPNHSDATNQMQPSVPEPMQYQMQHMAPVYGSMGLPGMPVAAVPGNAASSIYGSRDEKGNEGFTFKATPLDRSANFYSSAGNLVMGP; this is translated from the exons ATGGCCGATTCGCCAAACCCTAGCTCCGGGGACCTCCCCGCCGGCGCTGGGGGCTCGACGGAGAAGCCGGTCCTGGCGGATCGACGTGTGGCTGcgctcgccggcgccggcgccaggTACAAGGCCATGTCCCCCGCTCGGCTGCCGATCTCGCGGGAGCCGTGCCTCACCATCCCCGCCGGCTTCAGCCCCGGCGCTCTCCTCGAGTCCCCCGTCCTCCTCAACAACTTCAAG GTTGAACCGTCTCCCACAACTGGTACTCTGAGCATGGCTGCAATCATCAACAAGAGCACTCATCGAGACATACTGCCTTCGCCTAGGGATAATTCAGCTGGTAGTGGCCAGGAAGATGGAGGCTCTCGGGATTTTGAATTCAAGCCTCATCTCAATTCTCAATTGGCG GCTCCTGCGGTCAACAATCAAAATCGTCATGACACCCCTATGCAAAATCATAGCTCAAATCATGCCTCACCATCTAGCAATTTGATGACTGAAAATAAACCTCTCTGCTCACGGGAATCGAGTCACACAGCAAATGTTTCAAGTGCTCCAAACCAACCTGTTTCAATAGTTTGTCCATCTGACAATATGCCTGCTGAAGTTGGTACATCAGAGATGCACCAGATAAATAGCTCTGAAAATGCTGCCCAGGAGGCACAAACTGAAAATGTAGCTGAAAAATCAGCAGAGGATGGCTATAATTGGCGCAAATATGGACAGAAGCATGTCAAGGGAAGTGAAAATCCTAGAAGTTATTACAAGTGCACGCATCCTAATTGTGAAGTTAAAAAGCTATTAGAGCGTTCGCTTGATGGTCAGATTACTGAAGTTGTTTATAAAGGGCGTCATAATCATCCTAAGCCCCAACCGAATAGAAGGTTAGCTGCTGGTGCAGTTCCTTCAAGCCAAGGTGAAGAAAGATATGATGGTGTGGCACCTATTGAAG ACAAGCCTTCAAATATTTATTCCAACCTCTGTAACCAAGTACATTCAGCTGGCATGATTGATACTGTTCCGGGTCCAgctagtgatgatgatgttgatgctGGAGGTGGAAGGCCCTACCCTGGGGATGACGCTAACGATGATGATGATTTGGACTCGAAACGCAG GAAAATGGAATCTGCTGGTATCGACGCTGCTTTGATGGGTAAACCGAATCGCGAGCCCCGTGTTGTTGTACAAACTGTTAGTGAAGTTGATATCTTGGATGATGGGTATCGCTGGCGCAAATATGGGCAGAAAGTAGTGAAAGGAAACCCCAACCCACG GAGTTACTACAAATGCACACATACAGGATGCCCGGTCAGGAAGCATGTTGAGAGAGCATCACATGACCCGAAGTCAGTGATCACAACATATGAAGGAAAACATAACCATGAAGTCCCTGCTTCCAGGAATGCAAGCCATGAGATGTCCACAGCTCCCATGAAGCCTGTGGTGCATCCTATTAACAGCAACATGCCAGGCCTTGGTGGCATGATGAGAGCATGTGATGCCAGGGCCTTCACCAATCAATATTCTCAGGCAGCTGAAAGTGACACCATCAGCCTTGACCTTGGTGTAGGTATCAGCCCTAACCACAGCGATGCAACAAACCAAATGCAGCCCTCAGTTCCAGAACCTATGCAGTATCAAATGCAACACATGGCTCCTGTTTATGGTAGCATGGGACTTCCAGGAATGCCTGTGGCAGCAGTACCTGGAAATGCAGCTAGCAGTATTTACGGTTCCAGAGACGAAAAAGGAAATGAAGGGTTTACTTTCAAAGCCACACCTTTGGACCGATCAGCTAACTTTTACAGTAGTGCTGGTAACTTAGTGATGGGTCCATGA
- the LOC8058364 gene encoding chitin-inducible gibberellin-responsive protein 2 — protein MADTPTSRMVHPFGDVPRQTPKQFLYSGNSQHLCYPYQSASDTHVVPQRHCTMRSHSPDAGSEDHDNHKQYTLDSSATSGCSRHDSPSSQSVHAGSGSPVSLEDSHSGSTNGNGSPVSASCVTEDPTDLKQKLKDLEAAMLGTDPEIVNSLEISIADQLSLEPEEWKHMMSMPGGNLKELLIACARAVEYNNSYAIDLMIPELRKKVSVSGEPLERLGAYMVEGLVARLAASGSSIYKALKCKEPRSSDLLSYMHFLYEACPYFKFGYMSANGAIAEAVKGEDRIHIIDFHIAQGAQWISLLQALAARPGGPPFVRITGIDDSVSAYARGGGLELVGRRLSHIAGLYKVPFQFDAVAISSSEVEEGHLGIVPGEAVAVNFTLELHHIPDETVSTANHRDRILRLVKGLSPKVLTLVEQESNTNTAPFAQRFAETLDYYTAIFESIDLALPRDDRERINIEQHCLAREIVNLVACEGEERVERHEVFGKWKARLMMAGFRPSPLSALVNATIKTLLQSYSPDYKLAERDGVLYLGWKNRPLIVSSAWH, from the coding sequence ATGGCTGACACTCCAACTTCCCGCATGGTGCACCCCTTTGGCGACGTCCCAAGGCAGACTCCCAAGCAGTTCCTGTATTCTGGTAACTCACAGCACCTCTGTTATCCATACCAGTCAGCTTCGGACACCCATGTCGTGCCGCAGCGTCATTGCACCATGAGGTCTCATTCACCAGATGCTGGCTCTGAAGACCATGATAATCACAAGCAGTACACACTGGACTCCTCAGCAACTTCTGGTTGTTCAAGGCATGATTCTCCCTCCAGTCAAAGTGTCCATGCTGGGAGTGGCAGCCCTGTATCTCTTGAAGACAGCCACTCTGGCTCTACAAATGGCAATGGATCACCTGTGAGTGCATCGTGTGTCACTGAGGACCCTACTGATCTCAAGCAGAAACTGAAGGATCTTGAGGCTGCAATGCTGGGTACAGACCCAGAGATCGTCAACAGTCTCGAGATCTCCATAGCAGACCAACTTTCGTTGGAGCCCGAGGAGTGGAAGCACATGATGAGCATGCCCGGAGGGAACCTGAAGGAGCTGCTGATTGCCTGCGCTAGAGCGGTGGAATATAACAACAGCTACGCCATTGATCTGATGATCCCAGAGCTGAGGAAGAAGGTTTCAGTGTCTGGTGAACCACTTGAGAGGCTGGGAGCCTACATGGTGGAAGGTCTTGTTGCCAGGCTCGCCGCCTCTGGCAGCTCAATCTACAAAGCTTTGAAGTGTAAGGAGCCCAGGAGTTCTGATCTCCTCTCCTACATGCACTTCCTGTATGAGGCCTGCCCCTACTTCAAGTTCGGCTACATGTCAGCGAACGGCGCAATCGCAGAGGCTGTCAAGGGAGAAGACAGGATCCATATCATTGACTTCCACATCGCTCAAGGGGCTCAGTGGATCTCTCTCCTTCAAGCCCTTGCAGCCAGGCCTGGCGGGCCACCGTTCGTGAGGATCACCGGCATTGATGATTCAGTCTCAGCTTACGCCCGAGGCGGTGGTCTGGAGTTGGTTGGCAGGAGGCTGTCACACATTGCTGGCCTCTACAAGGTGCCATTTCAGTTCGACGCAGTCGCTATCTCCAGCAGCGAAGTGGAGGAGGGGCATCTCGGCATCGTCCCTGGCGAAGCCGTCGCTGTCAACTTCACCCTGGAGCTGCACCACATCCCCGACgagaccgtgagcacggcgaaCCACCGAGATCGGATCCTGAGGCTGGTGAAGGGCCTGTCGCCCAAGGTGCTCACGCTGGTGGAGCAGGAGTCCAACACCAACACGGCCCCCTTCGCGCAGCGGTTCGCGGAGACGCTGGACTACTATACTGCCATCTTCGAGTCCATCGACCTGGCGCTGCCGAGGGACGACAGGGAGCGGATCAACATCGAGCAGCACTGCTTGGCTCGGGAGATCGTGAACCTGGTGGCCTGCGAGGGCGAGGAACGGGTGGAACGGCACGAGGTGTTCGGCAAGTGGAAGGCGCGGCTGATGATGGCCGGGTTCAGGCCGTCCCCGCTCAGCGCGCTGGTCAACGCCACCATCAAGACGCTGCTGCAGAGCTACTCGCCGGACTACAAGCTCGCCGAGAGGGACGGCGTGCTCTACCTCGGGTGGAAGAACAGGCCCCTGATTGTCTCGTCGGCATGGCACTAG